The window GCTCGCCGAGTTCGGCCAGGAGCAGTTCATGCTCTGGCGCCGCTCGTACGACACCCCGCCGCCGGCCCTCGAGGACGGCACCGAGTTCTCGCAGAGCGACGACCCGCGCTACGCCACGATCCCGAGCGAGCTGCGCCCGCGGACCGAGTGCCTCAAGGACGTCGTCGAGCGCATGCTGCCGTACTGGTACGACAACATCGTCCCGGACCTGCTGACCGGTCGCACGGTCCTGGTCGCCGCCCACGGCAACAGCCTCCGCGGCCTGGTCAAGCACCTCGACGGCATCTCCGACGCCGACATCACGGGCCTGAACATCCCGACCGGCATCCCGCTCGTCTACGAGCTCGACGCCGACTTCCGCCCCCTGAAGCCGGGCGGCACATACCTCGACCCGGACGCGGCAGCGGCCGCCATCGAGGCCGTGAAGAACCAGGGCAAGAAGAAGTAGCCTTTTTTGATCATGCCTCCCACCTGCGCAATCGGCGCGGTTGGGAGGCATTTTCGCGGCCCGGGCACTCCGATCAGGGCCCTCAGCGGCCCCGGATCGGAGTGTCCGGGCGGTACGGCCCTCGGCAAACCGTCTACGAGCGGCATCGCCGCCGGAAGGCCGACGCCACCTGGAAAGCCGTGCTGAGCGGCACTCCGGCCATCGCCGCGATCGTCATCCGGCTCCGCGACACGGTCCAAGAACCGAACGGCCTAGGCTACTTCCCGTCGGTCAGCAGCAACTCACTTGTTGACCAGGGGATCAGGGGGACGAATGGCGACGTGCGATGCGCCTGAAGTGTTCCAGCCGCTGCAGGCGGACGATCCGTCCGTGGTGGCCGGTTATCGTCTGGCCGCGCGGCTCGGTGCAGGCGGCATGGGGCGGGTCTACCTGTCGCACACGCAGGGCGGCCGGCCGGTGGCGATCAAGGTCGTCCGGCCCGAACTGGCCGACGACCCCGCCTTCCGGCGGCGTTTCCGCCGGGAGATGGAGGCCGCCCGGCGGGTCAGGGGCGCGTACACCGCGGAGCTGATCGACGGCGACGCGGACGGCGCACCGCCCTGGCTGGCCACGCTGTACGTACCCGGACCCTCGCTGGCGGAGGCTGTCGGACGGGCTGGGGCGCTGCCGGTGCCCGCGGTGCTGTGGCTGATGGCCGGAGTCGCCGAGGCTCTCCAGGCCATCCACGGTGCGGGGATCGTGCACCGCGACCTGAAGCCGTCGAACGTCCTGCTCGCGTCCGACGGCCCGCGCGTGATCGACTTCGGCATCTCGCTGGCCGCGGGCGTCAGTTCGTACACCGCCACGGGGTCCACCATCGGCACGCCTCAGTTCATGGCTCCCGAGCAGGCGTCCGGGGGCGAGGTCACGGCGGCGACCGACGTGTTCGCGCTCGGCCAGACCGCGGCGTTCGCGGCGCTCGGTGAGCCGCTGTACGGGGATGGTCCCGCGGTCAGCGTGCTGTACCGGATCGTGCACTCCGAGCCCGATCTGTCGCTGCTGCCCACTCGGCTCCGCCCGTTGATCGCCCGCTGCCTGGCCGCCGATCCGGCGGAGCGTGCCACCCTGGCGGAGGTCGTGGAGTGGTGCCGCCAGGAGCTGGGCGGGGACGCCGACGCGGGCGCAGGGCCGACCGTCTGGCGAGAGGTCATGGGGCCGGAAGTGACGGTGCCGCCACCCGTGTCCGATCCCACGCCGGCACACACGCTGCCGCTGGTCGCCACCGGGCCGCAGCAGGCGCGGGATCCGTGGGCGGCGCCGACGGACCCGGGCAGGGCGCCCTCACGAAGACGCGGGACCAGGCCGGCCATGGGCGCGGCTGTGACGGCGGTCGTGCTGGTGCTCACGGTCCTGGCGTGGACGGTCATGGACGCGACGGGCGTGTTCCGTGGCCGGGACGATGGCCGCTCGGGTGGTACGGGCTCGGCGGCGGCGGCCGGTCCGGGGACGACCGCGGAGGCGTCCACCTCCCCTTCCCCGTCCGCCCCTGGGGCGAAGTCGGGGGCCGATGGCGATGGGGCGGGCGAGGGGCCGGGCGAGGCGTCGGGAGCAGCCAACCCCTCAGCGACCGCACCCGCGTCGACGCACGGCGAACCGTACACCGGGCAGTGGCTGGACGCGAAGAACTCACTGAGCTTCAAGAAACCGGTCCAACGCAAGGACCGCAAGGGGGACATCCGTTTCACCTGCGCGAAGGACGCCGGCTGCACGCTGGAGAGCGACACCAGCGTGTTCACCATGGTCTTCGGCGATCCGGTCGCGGGCCCCGACGAGTGCCGCCTCCTCACCAACGGTCAGACGGCCCATCGCCTCCCGCTCGCCGCGGCGGCGTCCGGCAGGGAGATCTGCGTCCAGCACCGCAACGGGGACATCGCGCTGCTCGTAATCGTGACGAAGTCGACCGCGATGCCGGACATCGCCTTTGTGACCGCGGACATGACGGTGTGGCGGCGGGCGGGCTAAGGGCTGTCCCGTAACCCCCGGCGGGCGCGCGACGACAGCTACGGCACCTCGCCGCGTTGTCGGAACGCCCGAATACGCCCACTATGAGGACGCCCCTCCGCCTTGCGATGCACCGCATCTGACGCCGCGCGCTGATCCACCAGGGATTAAGGGACATCCCTTAGGGCTGTCAGCCCGATCATCGCTGAGGGGAAGTCGTTGGCACCGAGTCCACAGTTACTTGGCTCTGCGTCCACACCGACCTGACCATTCCCTGTCGCACTGAAGGGCGTTACAGCCCCTAGATTGGGGCGCGCGCGTTGAGAGATCGGGAGAACGAACATGGGTGAGCCTCTGAAGACCTTTGTCGGCGGCACCGAGGTCGAAGTGCCCAACAGCATCCCGGACATCCGTGCCACGCTCCCCGAGGACAGACGCGAGGAGTTCGACCACGCCATCAACGAGGCCGGGGTGCACGAGATCCAGGCCGTCATGCGGCACTGGATGCTGGAGGCCGTGCCCGATCCCGAGGCCGAGCGGATCCTGGACCGGCTGGCGCAGGACGAGGCGGAGAGGCGGAGCGTCTCTTGAGTTTCCGCATCTCATACGCCCCGCC is drawn from Streptomyces sp. NBC_01717 and contains these coding sequences:
- a CDS encoding phosphoglyceromutase — its product is MADAPYKLILLRHGESEWNAKNLFTGWVDVNLTEKGEKEAVRGGELLKDAGLLPDVLHTSLQKRAIRTAQLALEAADRHWIPVHRSWRLNERHYGALQGKDKAQTLAEFGQEQFMLWRRSYDTPPPALEDGTEFSQSDDPRYATIPSELRPRTECLKDVVERMLPYWYDNIVPDLLTGRTVLVAAHGNSLRGLVKHLDGISDADITGLNIPTGIPLVYELDADFRPLKPGGTYLDPDAAAAAIEAVKNQGKKK
- a CDS encoding serine/threonine-protein kinase; the encoded protein is MATCDAPEVFQPLQADDPSVVAGYRLAARLGAGGMGRVYLSHTQGGRPVAIKVVRPELADDPAFRRRFRREMEAARRVRGAYTAELIDGDADGAPPWLATLYVPGPSLAEAVGRAGALPVPAVLWLMAGVAEALQAIHGAGIVHRDLKPSNVLLASDGPRVIDFGISLAAGVSSYTATGSTIGTPQFMAPEQASGGEVTAATDVFALGQTAAFAALGEPLYGDGPAVSVLYRIVHSEPDLSLLPTRLRPLIARCLAADPAERATLAEVVEWCRQELGGDADAGAGPTVWREVMGPEVTVPPPVSDPTPAHTLPLVATGPQQARDPWAAPTDPGRAPSRRRGTRPAMGAAVTAVVLVLTVLAWTVMDATGVFRGRDDGRSGGTGSAAAAGPGTTAEASTSPSPSAPGAKSGADGDGAGEGPGEASGAANPSATAPASTHGEPYTGQWLDAKNSLSFKKPVQRKDRKGDIRFTCAKDAGCTLESDTSVFTMVFGDPVAGPDECRLLTNGQTAHRLPLAAAASGREICVQHRNGDIALLVIVTKSTAMPDIAFVTADMTVWRRAG